In one window of Cucurbita pepo subsp. pepo cultivar mu-cu-16 unplaced genomic scaffold, ASM280686v2 Cp4.1_scaffold003207, whole genome shotgun sequence DNA:
- the LOC111786884 gene encoding uncharacterized protein LOC111786884 gives MEEFRTSGIYGSSTMRRKRSRTSRRPRLESQQLAEGLDPSPSSSTPPSDDAVKFSSDENGGGDGSSRRKELSLNQCVSRGSSVNGAENEHFLKRSIKDGSYNSYYRSETGQSANDNKRSSEGVLAPANWRSTSKASDGIESESSSIDPYGGRYGGESSSSGQKGLYAEGLGNDSKVKKVKLRVGGVTRTIRATSPPNGTSKGPSSKGSQPSDGHRQQHKHNFQENFTGNHSPSERRGRLHGVPWRDFSQGGFGLEKEETLTGKMAGKHGAESVRKSKRASKKRVLNGDFDDDEDDEIRYLEKLKTS, from the exons ATGGAAGAGTTTCGGACGTCGGGGATTTATGGAAGCTCTACTATGAGGAGGAAAAGGAGTCGAACTTCCCGTCGTCCTCGACTCGAGTCACAGCAACTAGCTGAAGGTTTAGATCCTTCACCGTCATCTTCGACGCCACCTTCTGATGATGCAGTCAAGTTCTCCAGTGATGAGaatggtggtggtgatggtaGTTCTAGGAGAAAAGAATTAAGTCTCAATCAATGTGTATCCAGAGGCTCATCTGTTAATGGGGCTGAAAACGaacattttcttaaaagaagCATAAAAGATGGAAGTTATAATTCATATTACCGTAGTGAAACGGGACAAAGTGCTAATGATAACAAACGCAGCAGCGAAGGTGTCCTTGCTCCTGCTAATTGGAGAAGCACGAGCAAGGCATCAGATGGTATTGAATCGGAGTCGAGTAGCATCGACCCATATGGTGGAAGGTATGGTGGTGAAAGTTCGAGTTCTGGACAGAAAGGACTTTATGCTGAAGGATTAGGAAATGATAGCAAGGTTAAGAAGGTTAAACTTAGGGTTGGTGGGGTCACCCGTACTATTCGAGCCACTTCCCCTCCCAATGGCACATCGAAAGGCCCTTCTTCGAAGGGTTCTCAACCTTCCGATGGTCATAGGCAGCAACACAAGCATAACTTTCAG GAAAACTTTACTGGAAATCATTCACCTTCAGAAAGACGAGGCAGATTACATGGAGTTCCGTGGAGAGACTTCTCACAAGGTGGCTTTGGCCTAGAAAAGGAGGAGACATTGACAGGGAAGATGGCTGGGAAGCATGGAGCAGAGTCGGTTCGAAAGAGTAAAAGGGCCTCAAAGAAGCGTGTTCTTAATGGGGATTTTGATGACG